The Fulvivirga ligni genome window below encodes:
- a CDS encoding T9SS type A sorting domain-containing protein: MKRLALIILMSIPLWANAQIIYNQEFNDETGWGVLTEPSSYDYFYIKNFGGALGKVFYVNDTNGEEGVWRSSVIDISSYSEVAISIGLLGVYYTDPNTDYIRSYYVLNSSDTVLFDEQVGQTDLQYNSAASAIVSGSTLQIMIAVNDESTGVGGPFNFARSFGFDKITVSPITYLYSRNSGNWNNGNTWSYESHSGVSCGCTPDEDTHVFVGGNDIVNLNTNATSAGVTIENTGRINYTANAQLNIVRSGVLEIEFGAELNKNGKNGSSLRFSDYSYHVEIDGALSVGTITVDAADLTIEGTGTLTTNGNFTFNNLSSNNILFASAGVAIGGELIFSSSSSDVDFNINTQLAISNRLRLDAEDVVIYNSGLLQSINNGIYVSGSGNSITNASTFNFSTLNLNNQDFALNNLDEISQTGNFSNMGGAVSLINGDGAAWSYGGASTPSQFDLSATGNTFTYNGTDQSVFTPANGSYENLTIQNTGTKTLLAPLDINGNFNINGTTNLDVSANNYSINLGGNWTVSSVLDRFIERSGSITFDGTADQTIIVAKGNETFYDLVVNKASGRLLLDGATTNLIIGNSLSLENGELNSNGRDITLNNGSHSALSRTNGYIKSESTIFPYSPFNWVVGSGTGNFVFPFGKSDSEYIPFSFNISVPGAVDTQVSVATYGTGSDNNPYPNGVSNLNSSDGVNNSSNVADRFWQIDVASSGATPTADIVFTATAGEVGSLSGLKAQRYNDSGGYWDQPLGGQSNPTPYSVMVPNVTHFSPWTLVDSNSPLPVELVYFNAELERGGVNIEWKTASEINNDKFIVEKTIDFKNYVEVGIEKGNGTSEQEHNYRIVDSKPFTGESFYRLKQVDFDGTITIYKPVRVKNLNSFDELRVFPNPNDGDSFTIEMPANNRGEEVKIQIFTLAGKLVEGRSLVSNSDELIQYTIDFKDTLSQGVYMIKVGSYAMQKMVVH; this comes from the coding sequence ATGAAACGGCTGGCTTTAATTATCCTCATGAGTATTCCCTTGTGGGCTAATGCTCAAATTATTTATAATCAAGAGTTTAATGATGAAACTGGGTGGGGTGTGCTAACAGAACCTTCCTCATATGATTACTTTTACATAAAAAATTTCGGAGGTGCATTGGGTAAAGTTTTCTATGTCAATGACACCAATGGCGAGGAAGGAGTCTGGCGATCTTCTGTTATAGATATTAGTAGTTATTCAGAGGTGGCGATTAGCATAGGGCTTTTAGGTGTCTACTATACAGATCCGAATACCGATTACATACGTAGTTATTATGTGCTTAATAGCTCGGATACAGTGCTTTTTGATGAACAAGTTGGCCAAACCGATTTGCAGTATAATTCGGCAGCTAGTGCCATAGTTTCGGGCTCCACCTTGCAGATCATGATTGCAGTGAATGATGAATCTACCGGAGTGGGAGGGCCATTCAACTTTGCCCGCTCTTTTGGTTTCGATAAAATTACAGTTTCCCCCATCACCTATCTGTATTCCCGTAATTCTGGTAACTGGAATAATGGTAACACCTGGTCTTATGAAAGCCATTCTGGAGTATCTTGTGGTTGTACACCAGATGAGGATACGCATGTTTTTGTAGGCGGTAATGATATAGTAAATCTAAATACCAACGCTACCAGTGCAGGTGTAACTATTGAAAATACGGGTAGAATTAATTATACCGCTAATGCCCAGTTAAATATCGTACGAAGTGGAGTGCTGGAAATAGAATTTGGTGCAGAACTCAATAAAAATGGTAAAAATGGTTCATCTCTTCGTTTCTCCGATTACAGCTATCATGTAGAAATAGATGGTGCGCTAAGCGTAGGTACCATCACAGTAGATGCGGCTGATTTGACTATTGAGGGAACAGGAACATTAACCACTAATGGAAATTTCACATTTAATAATTTATCATCTAATAATATTCTCTTCGCAAGTGCTGGTGTAGCCATTGGGGGAGAGCTTATTTTTAGTTCTTCATCTAGTGATGTAGACTTTAACATTAATACTCAGCTTGCTATAAGTAATAGACTTAGGTTGGATGCTGAAGATGTAGTCATTTATAATTCTGGGCTTCTTCAATCCATCAATAATGGCATCTATGTTTCAGGTTCAGGTAACTCTATAACGAATGCAAGTACCTTTAATTTCAGCACGCTTAACCTTAATAATCAGGACTTTGCGTTGAATAATCTTGATGAGATAAGTCAGACAGGTAATTTTTCTAACATGGGAGGCGCAGTGTCCTTAATAAATGGAGATGGGGCTGCCTGGTCTTACGGAGGTGCTTCTACACCTTCTCAGTTTGACCTTTCGGCTACAGGAAATACCTTCACTTATAACGGTACAGATCAATCTGTATTTACGCCAGCCAATGGATCATATGAGAATTTGACCATACAAAATACAGGCACCAAGACCTTGCTAGCGCCTCTAGATATCAATGGCAACTTTAATATTAATGGTACTACCAATTTAGATGTTTCAGCTAATAATTATTCAATTAATTTAGGAGGCAACTGGACAGTAAGCTCAGTTCTGGATAGATTCATAGAGAGATCGGGTAGCATTACATTTGATGGCACCGCTGACCAAACCATAATTGTGGCCAAGGGAAATGAGACTTTCTATGATTTGGTAGTGAATAAAGCTTCAGGAAGATTACTTCTCGATGGTGCTACTACAAATCTGATTATTGGCAATAGTTTGAGCCTTGAAAATGGAGAGTTAAATAGTAATGGAAGAGATATAACCCTCAATAATGGCAGTCATTCCGCACTAAGTAGAACCAATGGTTATATAAAGAGTGAAAGTACTATATTTCCCTACAGTCCATTTAACTGGGTGGTGGGTAGTGGTACTGGTAACTTTGTTTTTCCTTTTGGAAAATCGGATTCCGAATATATCCCTTTCAGTTTTAATATTTCCGTACCCGGTGCAGTCGATACTCAAGTATCTGTGGCCACTTATGGAACGGGCTCTGATAATAATCCTTATCCGAATGGCGTAAGCAACCTTAATAGTTCTGATGGGGTGAATAATAGCTCCAATGTGGCTGACAGATTCTGGCAAATAGATGTGGCTAGTTCGGGAGCTACTCCTACAGCTGACATTGTTTTTACAGCTACAGCCGGTGAAGTTGGAAGTTTGTCAGGCCTAAAAGCACAGCGATATAATGATTCTGGAGGCTATTGGGATCAGCCTTTAGGTGGGCAGAGTAACCCTACGCCGTATTCTGTTATGGTGCCTAATGTCACTCACTTTTCTCCCTGGACATTAGTGGATAGCAATAGTCCGCTGCCGGTTGAGCTTGTATACTTCAATGCTGAATTAGAAAGGGGAGGAGTGAACATCGAGTGGAAAACTGCCTCTGAGATTAACAATGATAAGTTTATAGTTGAAAAAACCATTGATTTTAAAAATTATGTAGAGGTTGGGATCGAGAAAGGAAACGGTACCTCAGAGCAAGAACACAACTATCGTATTGTCGATTCTAAACCTTTTACAGGAGAATCTTTCTATAGGCTTAAGCAGGTAGATTTTGATGGTACAATAACTATTTATAAGCCTGTGAGAGTGAAGAATCTTAATTCCTTTGATGAACTAAGAGTATTTCCAAACCCTAATGATGGCGATAGCTTTACTATAGAAATGCCTGCCAATAATAGGGGTGAGGAAGTTAAAATTCAAATATTTACCTTAGCAGGGAAGTTGGTTGAAGGTAGGTCATTAGTTTCTAACTCAGATGAGCTGATCCAGTATACAATCGATTTTAAAGATACTTTGAGCCAGGGAGTTTATATGATAAAAGTAGGCTCGTATGCAATGCAAAAAATGGTAGTTCATTAA
- a CDS encoding DUF3857 domain-containing protein → MRTKFFKSLLLLAFFLTTNLSSLYAVNDNPKRSAEVRESMWNGKDESFYVTDIPDKWKDESAVIIAKLNLLSYKKSVMVSNLSYDNYSHYRIKLLDKKAVEEYSQFTIPESSSELGKRSEIYVGFKVIKADGTEMIIPMSQAVKEEANLDKKGYNSLKLAIPNLEVGDIIDYYMGEDLNFNPYSQYYSFDPVIFQLHDSYPIMKQKISFDVMRRCFINLRTLNGAPSFEFVEDEENDKNYYLLEDGNRESVDGLRWFYPYRQLPAVKFKVIYAGPKADSGPMFLGKPGVLKSEISEMEVSKLCKYLYNSMYLTGDFAGYMKEHFRDEKDKDKLAREAYYVLRGLRYINYEEDRTIHRLRFPKQGSLTEHIFMLSRYYKRAGIKHEMLIGIPRSISAIDDLILENELVFMLKVNTENPFYVSEFGVNRSLGNINPMMEGTKVYTWDMNDEYSDFGFFNVPVAPSSANLTKSETNVQIMDFDEDKVQFQLKRSVRGENKSYYQDLLMDFYTYKKEEAKRFEIKDIYDTKKKEAERLKAKKSKYMEDREAELNEALKTAMGYDYDMELLTVDSLEVLKTGRYGSDQDFVYTCNVEAKGAVKKAGRNYLFDIGKFIDMQIKLTDEDRSRFYDIYMPYARSFEYTITFDIPEGYSVEGVEDLNVDVNNEAGGYYSKAEVKGNKLIIDTKKYYNHNFEKADQWGNMVAFLDEAYNFTQKKVLLKKL, encoded by the coding sequence GTGAGAACTAAATTTTTTAAATCATTATTACTTCTAGCATTTTTTTTAACCACTAATCTTTCTTCCCTTTATGCAGTAAATGATAACCCAAAGCGATCAGCTGAGGTAAGGGAATCTATGTGGAATGGAAAAGACGAATCTTTTTATGTAACTGATATTCCTGACAAATGGAAGGATGAGTCAGCTGTGATTATCGCCAAGCTTAATTTACTCAGTTACAAGAAATCTGTTATGGTGTCTAACTTAAGTTATGATAATTATAGTCATTACAGAATCAAACTTTTAGATAAAAAGGCAGTAGAAGAGTATTCTCAATTCACTATACCAGAAAGTAGTTCGGAATTAGGTAAGAGATCTGAAATATATGTAGGGTTTAAGGTGATTAAGGCTGATGGCACTGAAATGATTATCCCTATGTCACAAGCGGTGAAAGAGGAGGCTAACCTGGATAAGAAAGGCTATAATAGCCTGAAGTTGGCCATACCTAACCTGGAAGTAGGTGACATTATTGATTACTATATGGGAGAAGATTTGAATTTTAACCCTTATTCTCAATACTACAGCTTTGACCCAGTGATATTTCAGCTACATGATAGTTATCCCATTATGAAGCAAAAGATCTCGTTTGATGTAATGAGAAGGTGTTTCATTAATCTACGCACGCTAAATGGAGCCCCATCTTTCGAGTTTGTTGAAGACGAAGAAAACGACAAGAACTATTACCTACTTGAGGATGGAAATAGGGAAAGTGTTGATGGTTTGAGATGGTTCTATCCATACAGACAGCTGCCAGCAGTGAAATTCAAGGTTATATATGCAGGCCCAAAAGCAGATTCGGGTCCTATGTTTTTGGGTAAACCAGGGGTTTTAAAATCTGAGATTTCTGAAATGGAAGTTTCTAAACTATGTAAGTACCTCTACAATAGTATGTACCTCACAGGAGACTTTGCGGGTTATATGAAGGAGCATTTTAGAGATGAGAAGGATAAAGATAAACTGGCTAGAGAAGCCTATTATGTCTTACGAGGCTTGAGGTATATCAATTATGAAGAAGATCGTACCATTCATAGGTTACGTTTTCCGAAGCAGGGTAGCCTAACAGAACATATTTTCATGTTGTCCAGATATTATAAAAGAGCGGGTATAAAACACGAAATGCTCATTGGCATTCCAAGAAGCATTTCCGCTATTGATGATTTAATATTAGAAAATGAGTTGGTCTTCATGCTTAAGGTGAATACTGAAAATCCCTTCTATGTGAGTGAATTTGGAGTGAATAGAAGTTTAGGCAACATCAATCCTATGATGGAAGGAACTAAGGTATATACTTGGGATATGAATGATGAATACTCGGATTTTGGCTTTTTTAATGTTCCTGTAGCTCCATCTAGTGCTAATTTGACGAAATCTGAGACCAATGTACAAATAATGGACTTCGATGAAGACAAAGTTCAGTTCCAGCTGAAAAGATCCGTCAGAGGAGAAAATAAATCCTATTATCAGGACTTACTGATGGACTTTTATACTTATAAAAAGGAAGAAGCTAAGCGCTTTGAAATAAAAGATATTTATGATACCAAGAAGAAAGAGGCAGAACGATTAAAAGCAAAGAAGTCGAAGTATATGGAGGATCGTGAAGCCGAGCTTAATGAGGCCTTAAAAACTGCGATGGGCTATGATTATGACATGGAGCTGCTTACGGTGGATAGCCTTGAAGTACTTAAAACCGGTAGATATGGAAGCGATCAGGACTTTGTATACACCTGTAACGTAGAAGCAAAAGGTGCCGTGAAAAAAGCCGGTAGAAATTATCTTTTTGATATCGGTAAGTTCATTGATATGCAGATTAAACTCACTGACGAGGATAGAAGTAGATTTTATGATATATACATGCCATACGCCAGGTCATTTGAGTATACTATCACTTTTGATATTCCTGAAGGCTATTCTGTGGAAGGTGTTGAAGACCTTAATGTAGATGTTAACAATGAAGCTGGAGGATATTACAGCAAGGCCGAAGTAAAGGGTAATAAGTTGATCATCGATACTAAGAAATATTATAACCATAATTTCGAAAAAGCTGATCAGTGGGGAAATATGGTGGCATTTCTTGATGAAGCTTATAACTTCACTCAAAAGAAAGTATTGCTAAAGAAGCTTTAA
- a CDS encoding DUF3352 domain-containing protein: protein MKKVIIALVLVIVAGALFYYLYWSPVYRLKPMKVLPSNAAFVLASDQPIKSWKDISNSQVWKHLKKNPEFALITDYANYMDSLVQSNDWLDYVGNKELLIAALPVQNTYDYAYIMDLSRVSRLKSVQFYLESILDDGYKVTYRNYKGTDITEIYDSYYKQTIHLCFLENLLVMSMGSTPIEHIVDQYVAPEPEDLYLSEVTNELGYGGMIRAYINYSSFMDYLGQFALDNAGIDMLKQSLRYSGFKGEIKNDGINLKGYTNINDTVNSYLKALYTSGNGSHDFLEMVPTQSPYFISLGFKSFPEFVENLEGALSSNPEQKESYTENKDLTEKFLKIDLDETFVKWVDNEIVMLQTEPSSSSGFQEYALLIKAKDAGEATEGLDIIREQIKKRTPVKIRSIDYKGHPIHYMAMKGFFKVFLGKLFDKFDKPYYSIIDDWVVFSNHPQTIKNIIDAKEEEHTLYYDDLFRDHYDRISNKSAVYAYVNMIEIFNDLKPLMEIQEWKSMQKNQEYIKCFSKLSLQLSPEEDNIFETTFQAQFQNPAELTADGKVVKPSPQPYKVKIQRIPEEELPWDKRYMKALEEIDKIVIPNLSEDKYQSHYENGKLQYDFSIKNGWKHGKFESYFENGETQFKGRYKDDKKDGTWRVYNEEGDIIAKLRYDEGKLEEE from the coding sequence ATGAAGAAAGTCATTATTGCTCTCGTTCTGGTTATCGTAGCCGGCGCATTATTTTATTATCTATACTGGTCACCCGTTTACAGGCTTAAACCCATGAAGGTACTCCCTTCTAACGCTGCCTTTGTTCTTGCCAGTGATCAACCCATAAAAAGCTGGAAAGATATTAGTAACAGTCAGGTATGGAAGCATCTTAAGAAAAACCCTGAATTTGCCTTAATCACTGACTATGCGAACTATATGGATTCGCTGGTGCAGAGTAATGACTGGCTTGATTATGTGGGTAATAAAGAATTGCTTATTGCGGCGCTACCGGTACAAAACACCTATGATTACGCGTACATCATGGACCTCAGCCGGGTATCACGTCTTAAAAGTGTCCAGTTTTATTTAGAGAGTATTCTTGACGATGGCTATAAGGTGACTTATAGAAATTACAAAGGCACTGACATCACTGAAATTTATGATAGCTATTACAAGCAAACTATTCATTTATGCTTTTTAGAAAACCTGTTGGTGATGAGCATGGGTTCTACCCCCATCGAGCACATTGTAGATCAGTATGTTGCTCCTGAGCCGGAAGATCTTTATCTCAGCGAAGTGACTAATGAGCTGGGCTATGGCGGTATGATCAGGGCTTACATTAATTATAGCAGCTTTATGGATTACCTGGGTCAGTTTGCGCTGGATAATGCTGGCATAGATATGCTAAAACAGTCATTAAGGTACAGCGGCTTCAAAGGTGAAATAAAGAATGATGGCATTAACCTGAAAGGCTATACTAACATCAATGATACTGTAAATTCCTACTTAAAAGCTTTGTACACATCAGGCAACGGCTCTCATGATTTCCTGGAAATGGTACCCACACAATCGCCTTATTTCATTTCTTTAGGGTTTAAGAGCTTTCCTGAGTTCGTAGAGAACCTGGAGGGCGCCCTGAGCAGCAATCCGGAACAGAAAGAGAGTTACACCGAAAACAAAGATCTCACTGAGAAATTCTTAAAAATTGATTTGGATGAGACTTTCGTAAAGTGGGTGGATAATGAAATAGTAATGCTGCAAACGGAGCCTAGCAGCTCGTCTGGTTTCCAGGAATATGCATTATTAATCAAGGCTAAAGATGCAGGTGAAGCCACTGAAGGTCTGGACATTATACGAGAGCAAATCAAAAAAAGGACCCCTGTTAAAATCAGAAGTATTGATTACAAAGGTCATCCTATTCACTACATGGCTATGAAAGGCTTCTTTAAAGTCTTTCTAGGAAAGCTGTTCGATAAATTTGACAAACCATATTATAGCATAATAGATGATTGGGTGGTATTTTCAAATCACCCTCAAACCATTAAGAACATTATAGATGCCAAAGAGGAAGAACACACGTTGTATTACGATGATTTATTTAGAGATCATTATGATAGGATTAGTAATAAAAGTGCTGTTTATGCCTATGTAAATATGATAGAGATCTTTAACGATCTAAAACCTTTAATGGAAATACAGGAGTGGAAAAGCATGCAGAAGAATCAGGAGTACATTAAATGCTTTTCAAAATTAAGTTTACAACTTTCACCAGAAGAAGATAATATTTTTGAAACCACCTTCCAGGCTCAGTTTCAAAATCCAGCCGAATTAACCGCTGATGGAAAAGTAGTTAAACCCAGTCCACAACCCTATAAAGTCAAAATTCAAAGAATACCTGAGGAAGAACTCCCTTGGGATAAGAGGTATATGAAAGCACTTGAAGAGATTGATAAGATCGTAATCCCCAATCTTTCTGAGGATAAATATCAATCTCACTATGAAAATGGAAAATTACAGTATGACTTCAGCATTAAAAATGGCTGGAAACATGGCAAATTTGAAAGCTATTTCGAGAATGGTGAAACCCAGTTTAAAGGCCGATATAAAGATGATAAGAAAGACGGTACCTGGAGGGTTTATAATGAAGAGGGAGACATCATAGCCAAGCTCAGATATGATGAAGGAAAGTTAGAGGAAGAATAA
- a CDS encoding PepSY-like domain-containing protein — MKLRNILITGTFCFLMVNLSMAQTSTINEKQNSRMKTTINTRYNGVDFNNIKWQSTTDGYYEGSFNYQGRELTTQFDENGNWMQTSEPMNMTTVPTNLKNNLGEYESSSISGIHKIETNNETYYDVNVDGQDPMRFDKSGNLIKNP, encoded by the coding sequence ATGAAGCTTCGCAATATTTTAATAACCGGAACCTTTTGCTTTTTAATGGTCAACCTTTCAATGGCTCAGACCTCCACTATTAATGAAAAGCAAAACAGCAGAATGAAAACCACTATCAATACCAGATACAATGGGGTTGATTTCAATAACATCAAATGGCAAAGTACCACTGATGGTTATTATGAAGGATCCTTTAATTATCAGGGAAGAGAGCTAACCACCCAGTTTGATGAAAATGGAAACTGGATGCAAACCTCAGAGCCCATGAATATGACCACTGTGCCAACAAATTTAAAAAACAATTTAGGGGAGTACGAATCAAGCTCCATTTCAGGGATACATAAGATAGAGACCAATAATGAAACATATTATGATGTAAACGTAGATGGTCAAGATCCTATGAGATTCGACAAATCAGGAAATCTGATTAAGAATCCTTAA
- a CDS encoding response regulator, giving the protein MKEKSNILIIDDDETSNYVASQALKARFGDVRVMTVSNGMEAIEFFKKHPNESPDYVLLDINMPLMNGFEFLSWYESSVYKGTSKIMMFTTSIRKKEKDRAGMFEDVVAYIEKPLSNRIINQYFTFA; this is encoded by the coding sequence ATGAAGGAGAAAAGCAACATTTTAATTATTGATGATGACGAAACGAGTAATTATGTTGCCAGTCAAGCACTTAAAGCTCGCTTCGGTGACGTTAGGGTAATGACTGTATCTAATGGCATGGAAGCAATAGAGTTTTTCAAGAAACATCCGAATGAATCACCCGACTATGTACTCTTAGACATCAACATGCCGCTGATGAATGGTTTTGAGTTTCTGAGCTGGTATGAAAGCAGTGTATACAAAGGAACCTCAAAGATCATGATGTTTACCACCTCTATCCGTAAAAAGGAAAAAGATAGAGCTGGAATGTTCGAAGATGTAGTGGCTTACATCGAAAAACCTCTCTCTAATAGAATAATAAATCAATATTTTACATTTGCCTAA